In the Ipomoea triloba cultivar NCNSP0323 chromosome 6, ASM357664v1 genome, one interval contains:
- the LOC116023495 gene encoding uncharacterized protein LOC116023495, with the protein MVADEGKFFLADWRSIVEGDRNRRNQTNQRIAKWEKQSPGWMKLNSDAAVDERCGVMGLGWVLRDDQGNFIAAIGIPGKGVFTPSEAEGMAVREALSWLKVKGITKVHIETDALQVIQQLSEDE; encoded by the coding sequence ATGGTGGCAGATGAAGGGAAGTTTTTCTTAGCTGACTGGAGGAGCATTGTAGAGGGAGATAGAAACAGGAGGAACCAAACAAACCAGAGGATAGCGAAATGGGAGAAACAAAGTCCAGGGTGGATGAAATTGAACTCTGATGCGGCAGTTGATGAACGCTGCGGTGTCATGGGACTTGGATGGGTTCTTCGGGATGACCAAGGAAATTTCATTGCAGCAATCGGTATACCGGGGAAGGGAGTTTTTACCCCTAGCGAGGCAGAAGGAATGGCAGTTAGGGAAGCTTTAAGCTGGTTGAAAGTGAAAGGCATCACAAAAGTGCATATTGAAACTGATGCTTTGCAGGTTATCCAACAACTGAGCGAAGATGAATGA